Proteins co-encoded in one Novosphingobium sp. PP1Y genomic window:
- a CDS encoding SRPBCC family protein: protein MSTAKVFGQPAKAVRAASAYWEWSVMEAAEKRVGRIADLQAIKQRLKSWLVKDQARGIFQIDRAAFTDTELFDIEMKYIFERNWIFLAHESQVAKPHDFLTTKIGRFPVIITRDRSGTVRGLVNACAHRGAKVCREKAGNKKTFMCPFHGWTYSSAGDLLDVTEEAAGGYGPGFDRADFGLPQIARLEIYRGFIFGSLSDDVLPLEEYLAGSKAFIDLLVDQSQHGEMEVLPGSTRYRYKGNWKMQVENGLDGYHVATVHGNYFMTVQRRVEGASKNDTKAIDFANFNQQDGGSFSFHNGHSVLWADYANFRDRPNFDVLDWIVDTHGDEKALWMNKRIRNLQLFPNVFLMDQTSTQIRIIQPISVDETEVTTYCVAPVGESAAARALRIRQYEDFFNASGMATPDDLTEFNNCQAGFGAGEGRMNDMSRGATRWTKDAGQFGAALAVDAVMSSPAVADEGLYVAIHDEWISRMNTAIDQETAELIAKGDLELAR, encoded by the coding sequence GTGAGCACCGCCAAGGTGTTCGGCCAGCCAGCGAAAGCCGTCCGTGCGGCTTCCGCTTATTGGGAGTGGAGCGTTATGGAAGCCGCAGAGAAGCGTGTCGGCCGGATTGCCGATTTGCAAGCGATCAAACAACGACTGAAATCGTGGCTCGTCAAGGATCAGGCGAGGGGAATCTTCCAGATCGACCGTGCCGCTTTCACCGATACCGAACTGTTCGATATCGAGATGAAATACATTTTCGAGCGCAACTGGATCTTCCTTGCGCACGAAAGCCAGGTCGCCAAGCCCCACGATTTCCTGACCACCAAGATCGGGCGATTCCCGGTGATCATCACCCGGGACCGTTCGGGGACGGTCCGTGGGCTGGTCAACGCCTGCGCTCACCGCGGCGCCAAGGTGTGCCGGGAGAAAGCCGGCAACAAGAAGACTTTCATGTGTCCTTTCCACGGTTGGACCTATTCGTCCGCAGGCGACCTTCTTGACGTCACCGAGGAAGCGGCAGGGGGATATGGACCCGGTTTCGACCGCGCCGATTTCGGGCTTCCCCAGATCGCCCGGCTCGAAATCTACCGCGGCTTCATCTTTGGCAGCCTGTCGGACGATGTCTTGCCGCTTGAGGAATATCTGGCCGGTTCGAAGGCGTTCATCGACTTGCTGGTGGACCAGTCGCAGCACGGCGAGATGGAGGTTCTTCCCGGCTCCACCCGCTATCGCTACAAGGGCAACTGGAAAATGCAGGTCGAGAATGGGCTCGACGGCTACCATGTGGCCACCGTTCACGGCAATTATTTCATGACGGTCCAGCGCCGCGTCGAAGGCGCTTCGAAGAATGATACCAAGGCGATCGATTTTGCGAATTTCAACCAGCAGGATGGCGGCTCGTTTTCCTTCCACAACGGACATTCGGTGCTTTGGGCCGACTACGCCAATTTCAGGGACCGGCCAAACTTTGACGTGCTCGACTGGATCGTGGATACCCATGGCGATGAAAAGGCGCTGTGGATGAACAAGCGGATCCGCAACCTGCAGCTTTTCCCCAATGTCTTCCTGATGGATCAGACCAGCACGCAGATCAGGATCATTCAGCCGATCTCCGTCGATGAGACCGAGGTCACGACCTATTGCGTCGCGCCGGTTGGTGAAAGCGCCGCGGCCCGGGCGCTGAGGATCCGGCAGTATGAGGACTTCTTCAATGCCAGCGGCATGGCGACGCCGGACGACCTGACTGAATTCAACAACTGCCAGGCCGGGTTTGGCGCGGGAGAAGGGCGGATGAACGACATGTCGCGCGGCGCGACGCGCTGGACCAAAGACGCCGGGCAATTCGGTGCTGCGCTTGCGGTGGATGCGGTGATGAGCAGTCCGGCGGTGGCCGACGAGGGGCTCTATGTTGCCATCCACGACGAATGGATCAGCCGGATGAACACCGCGATCGACCAGGAGACCGCAGAATTGATTGCCAAGGGCGATCTGGAGTTGGCGCGATGA
- the bphC gene encoding biphenyl-2,3-diol 1,2-dioxygenase, translating into MVAVTELGYLGLTVTDLDAWRSYAAEVAGMEIVDEGEGDCLYLRMDQWHHRIALHAGDTDDLAYLGWRVAGPVEFDAMVAQLAAAGIAVEVASEAEARERRVLGLAKLADPGGNPTEIFYAPQVDTHKPFHPGRPMFGRFLTGSEGIGHCILRQDDVAAAAAFYGLLGLRGSVEYHLQLPNGMVAQPYFMHCNERQHSIAFGLGPMEKRINHLMFEYTDLDDLGLAHDIVRARKIDVALQLGKHANDQALTFYCANPSGWLWEFGWGARKAPSQQEYYTRDIFGHGNEAAGYGMDIPLG; encoded by the coding sequence ATGGTAGCAGTCACGGAACTCGGTTACCTCGGGTTGACCGTCACCGACCTTGATGCGTGGCGCAGTTATGCTGCCGAAGTCGCCGGCATGGAGATCGTCGATGAGGGTGAAGGTGACTGCCTTTATCTGCGCATGGACCAGTGGCACCATCGCATTGCCCTGCATGCCGGTGATACCGATGATCTTGCCTATCTTGGCTGGCGCGTTGCCGGTCCGGTGGAATTCGACGCCATGGTGGCACAGCTGGCTGCCGCCGGAATCGCGGTTGAAGTGGCGAGCGAAGCCGAAGCGCGCGAACGGCGCGTGCTCGGCCTTGCCAAGCTGGCCGATCCCGGCGGAAATCCGACCGAAATCTTTTACGCACCCCAGGTCGACACCCACAAGCCCTTCCACCCCGGGCGCCCGATGTTCGGCAGGTTCCTGACCGGCTCCGAAGGGATCGGCCACTGCATCCTGCGCCAGGACGATGTTGCGGCGGCAGCGGCGTTCTATGGCCTGCTGGGACTGCGCGGGTCGGTCGAGTATCACCTGCAGCTGCCCAACGGGATGGTGGCGCAGCCGTACTTCATGCACTGCAACGAGCGGCAGCATTCGATCGCCTTCGGGCTTGGCCCGATGGAAAAACGCATCAACCACCTGATGTTCGAATATACCGACCTCGACGATCTCGGCCTCGCGCATGACATTGTGCGGGCCCGCAAGATCGACGTCGCCCTGCAACTCGGCAAGCACGCAAACGACCAGGCGCTGACCTTCTACTGCGCCAACCCGTCGGGCTGGCTGTGGGAGTTCGGCTGGGGTGCCCGCAAGGCCCCGAGCCAGCAAGAATATTACACCCGCGACATCTTCGGTCACGGCAACGAGGCTGCGGGCTACGGAATGGATATTCCCCTCGGCTGA
- a CDS encoding aromatic ring-hydroxylating dioxygenase subunit alpha: protein MNAFAPVGAPSLPTAVDYKVYHDTRIFAAEQRNVFKGRTWCYLGLEAEIPNAGDFRATHVGETPVVLVRGQENKVHAWVNRCAHKGATVCRSLRGNQADGAFVCVYHQWAYDAEGTLVGVPFRRGLKGVGGYDKDFDPATHSLEKLRVESYKGMVFGTFSTDIESLEDFLGPVMRKYIDRVFHHPIKVLGYSRQYMAGNWKLYSENSRDSYHGALLHLFYPTFGIYRQSQDSAGELAEQGFHNVFTVAKPKGDIDYGSFGDEANREMQGAAKLQDESLLQFRPEIEDDVGLHIQSLFPSVVLQQIQNTLATRQIVTHGVDKTELVWTYFGYADDDEETTRHRLRNLNLVGPSGLISMEDGEAVELCQQGTIGAEGKHSFIEMGGDDVRGYYAPMGMDENAVRGFWKGYLSLMGDALAASAEASA, encoded by the coding sequence ATGAATGCCTTTGCACCAGTGGGGGCACCTTCGCTGCCGACGGCGGTCGATTACAAGGTTTACCACGATACGCGGATTTTCGCTGCCGAGCAGCGCAACGTCTTCAAGGGGCGCACCTGGTGCTACCTTGGGCTCGAAGCCGAGATACCCAACGCCGGTGACTTTCGCGCAACCCATGTCGGCGAAACGCCGGTGGTGCTGGTGCGCGGTCAGGAAAACAAGGTCCACGCCTGGGTCAACCGGTGCGCGCACAAGGGGGCGACGGTGTGCCGCTCGTTGCGCGGCAACCAGGCCGACGGTGCGTTCGTGTGCGTCTACCATCAGTGGGCCTATGATGCCGAAGGCACGCTGGTCGGCGTGCCGTTCCGGCGTGGCCTCAAGGGAGTAGGGGGCTACGACAAGGATTTCGATCCGGCCACTCACTCGCTCGAAAAGCTCCGGGTGGAGAGCTACAAGGGCATGGTGTTCGGCACGTTTTCAACCGACATCGAGTCGCTTGAAGATTTTCTCGGTCCGGTGATGCGCAAGTATATCGACCGCGTTTTCCACCACCCGATCAAGGTGCTGGGTTACTCCCGGCAATATATGGCGGGTAACTGGAAGCTCTATTCCGAGAACAGCCGCGACAGCTACCACGGGGCCTTGCTGCACCTGTTCTACCCGACCTTCGGAATCTACCGGCAAAGCCAGGACAGCGCGGGGGAACTGGCCGAGCAAGGCTTCCACAACGTCTTTACCGTTGCCAAGCCCAAGGGCGACATCGACTACGGCTCGTTCGGCGATGAGGCCAATCGCGAAATGCAAGGCGCTGCCAAATTGCAGGACGAAAGCCTGTTGCAGTTCCGGCCCGAGATCGAGGACGATGTCGGCCTGCACATCCAGTCGCTGTTTCCCTCGGTCGTTCTGCAGCAGATCCAGAACACGCTGGCGACACGCCAGATCGTGACGCACGGTGTCGACAAGACCGAATTGGTCTGGACCTATTTCGGCTATGCTGACGACGATGAGGAAACCACGCGTCACCGCCTGCGCAACCTGAACCTTGTCGGCCCCTCCGGCCTGATCTCGATGGAAGACGGCGAAGCGGTCGAGCTTTGCCAGCAAGGGACGATTGGGGCCGAAGGCAAGCACAGTTTCATCGAAATGGGCGGCGACGACGTGCGGGGCTATTACGCGCCGATGGGCATGGACGAGAACGCCGTGCGCGGCTTCTGGAAAGGCTACCTAAGCCTGATGGGCGATGCCCTTGCCGCCAGCGCGGAAGCATCGGCATGA
- a CDS encoding aromatic-ring-hydroxylating dioxygenase subunit beta, with amino-acid sequence MTAADTQWLAVCRFLGREAVALDEKDWDTWLSLYAEDAEYWVPAWDDRERLTADPQREISLIYYHNRGGLEDRVFRIRTGRSSASTPGARTSHMFTLLSTEDADGLVRARTSWTVTSVLDGVVTVYSGSAFYDLEPVGGSFVIKRKKTVIINDLAQTMLDVYSI; translated from the coding sequence ATGACGGCGGCCGATACGCAGTGGCTGGCCGTTTGCCGCTTTCTCGGCCGCGAGGCGGTTGCGCTCGACGAAAAGGACTGGGACACTTGGCTGTCGCTCTATGCGGAAGACGCGGAATACTGGGTTCCGGCCTGGGATGATCGCGAGCGTCTGACCGCCGATCCGCAGCGCGAAATCTCGCTGATCTATTACCACAATCGCGGCGGTCTTGAGGATCGTGTCTTTCGCATCCGCACTGGGCGGTCCTCGGCAAGCACGCCTGGCGCGCGCACTTCCCACATGTTCACACTGCTATCGACTGAAGATGCCGATGGTCTGGTGCGGGCGCGCACGTCGTGGACGGTGACGTCGGTGCTCGATGGGGTGGTAACCGTCTACAGCGGATCGGCCTTCTACGATCTTGAGCCGGTCGGCGGAAGTTTTGTGATCAAGCGCAAGAAGACCGTGATCATCAACGACCTCGCGCAGACCATGCTCGATGTCTACAGCATCTGA
- a CDS encoding non-heme iron oxygenase ferredoxin subunit encodes MSNKLRLCQVADVKDGEPVAVYQEQMPALAVYNVDGDVFVTDNLCTHGNAMLTDGYQDGGLIECPFHGGSFDIATGAAKAFPCQIPLRTYSVTIEDGWVCIDKPEGSA; translated from the coding sequence ATGTCGAACAAATTGCGCCTTTGCCAAGTGGCAGACGTCAAGGACGGTGAACCGGTCGCGGTTTACCAGGAACAGATGCCTGCGCTTGCGGTCTACAACGTCGATGGCGATGTGTTCGTCACCGACAATCTGTGCACGCATGGCAATGCCATGTTGACCGATGGCTACCAGGACGGCGGGCTCATCGAATGCCCGTTCCACGGCGGTTCGTTCGACATCGCGACCGGCGCGGCCAAGGCCTTTCCCTGCCAGATTCCGCTCAGGACCTATTCCGTCACGATCGAAGACGGCTGGGTTTGCATCGACAAGCCCGAAGGGAGCGCCTGA
- a CDS encoding 2-hydroxymuconic semialdehyde dehydrogenase — MATQGTLAVTDTVLNFIGGSYRRGSTGKTFANIDPATGLQTGTVHEASEQDVADAVAAAREALNGPWGKMTTAERVKLISAVATEIERRADDFLAAEVADTGKPRHVASHIDIPRGAANFRMFADVIATTPTESFATATPDGGKALNYVVRKPKGVIAVICPWNFPLLLMTWKVGPALACGNTVVVKPSEETPRTAALLGEVMNAVGMPEGVYNVVHGFGGGSAGEFLTSNPDVDAITFTGETGTGQAIMQKAAVGVRDISFELGGKNPAVVFADADLDKVVEGLSRSVFLNTGQVCLGTERVYVERPVFDDFVKRMTAAAKAFKPGATGDKAYLGPLISAEHKEKVLGYYARAVAEGATVVTGGGVPALSGDAAGGFYVEPTLWTGLAHDSSVMREEIFGPCCGVIPFDAEDEVIGLANDTDYGLCATIWTENLSRAHRVAAAMQVGVCWVNCWFLRDLRTAFGGSGHSGIGREGGVHSLEFYTETENICVKL; from the coding sequence ATGGCAACCCAAGGCACCCTGGCCGTTACCGATACCGTCCTGAACTTCATCGGGGGCTCCTATCGCCGTGGGAGCACCGGCAAGACGTTCGCCAATATCGATCCGGCAACCGGCTTGCAGACCGGCACCGTCCACGAAGCGAGTGAGCAGGACGTTGCCGATGCCGTGGCAGCCGCCAGGGAAGCCCTGAACGGTCCGTGGGGCAAGATGACGACGGCCGAGCGAGTCAAGCTCATCTCGGCCGTCGCCACCGAAATCGAACGCCGCGCGGACGATTTCCTCGCTGCCGAAGTGGCGGATACCGGCAAGCCGCGCCATGTCGCCTCGCACATCGACATTCCGCGCGGCGCCGCTAACTTCCGGATGTTCGCCGACGTCATTGCCACTACCCCGACCGAATCCTTCGCCACGGCGACGCCCGATGGCGGGAAGGCGCTGAACTACGTCGTGCGCAAACCCAAGGGTGTGATCGCAGTGATCTGCCCGTGGAACTTTCCCCTTCTACTGATGACCTGGAAGGTCGGCCCGGCGCTGGCTTGCGGCAACACAGTTGTGGTCAAGCCCTCCGAGGAGACACCGCGGACCGCGGCGCTGCTGGGTGAGGTCATGAACGCGGTCGGGATGCCCGAGGGTGTCTACAACGTGGTGCACGGCTTCGGGGGCGGCTCGGCCGGTGAATTCCTGACCTCGAACCCCGATGTCGACGCGATTACCTTTACCGGCGAGACCGGCACCGGCCAGGCGATCATGCAAAAGGCCGCGGTCGGGGTGCGCGATATTTCGTTCGAGCTTGGCGGAAAGAATCCGGCCGTCGTGTTTGCCGACGCCGATCTCGACAAGGTGGTCGAAGGACTTTCGCGCTCGGTGTTTCTCAACACCGGGCAGGTCTGCCTCGGAACCGAGCGGGTCTATGTCGAGCGGCCGGTTTTCGATGATTTCGTCAAGCGGATGACGGCGGCGGCCAAGGCGTTCAAGCCCGGCGCGACCGGCGATAAGGCCTATCTGGGGCCGCTGATCAGCGCCGAGCACAAGGAAAAGGTGCTGGGATATTACGCCCGCGCGGTGGCCGAAGGTGCCACTGTCGTCACCGGCGGCGGGGTTCCCGCGCTGTCGGGTGACGCAGCGGGCGGCTTCTATGTCGAGCCGACGCTGTGGACGGGCCTGGCGCACGACAGTTCGGTGATGCGCGAAGAGATCTTCGGCCCGTGCTGCGGGGTCATTCCCTTCGATGCCGAAGACGAGGTGATCGGCCTGGCCAACGACACCGACTACGGGTTGTGCGCGACGATCTGGACCGAAAACCTCTCGCGGGCGCACCGCGTCGCCGCCGCGATGCAGGTTGGCGTGTGCTGGGTCAATTGCTGGTTCCTGCGCGATCTGCGCACCGCCTTCGGCGGTTCCGGACATTCCGGGATCGGCCGCGAAGGCGGTGTGCACAGCCTCGAATTCTATACCGAAACCGAAAACATCTGCGTGAAGCTTTGA
- a CDS encoding PdxA family protein, which translates to MSASPMRPVVGTMIGDPAGIGPEVTVKALADGSVHEVSIPVLVGSAAAVERALDMTGVKARVRRMRSFEAPSDEAGVIDVIDTGALPDGVLPLGEDTEVAGHATAQWLDELDGLARDGSFAATIMGPISTGSLKMAGKLDKVISPTPGESYLVLLTGPLRVAHLTDHMSLRQVIDVITADLVAKAIGQVNDAMQSWGIARPRIAVAGLNPHAMGDEDRLAIAPGVERARASGIAVEGPIAPDSVFRQCIEGRYDMVLAIFHDQGHIAVKTWGFSGNCVIMMGPPYLHMSVAHGTAYDIVGTGKADAAMMRSAMRTCGQLASGQGFVGEAQ; encoded by the coding sequence ATGTCAGCTTCACCAATGCGTCCCGTCGTCGGGACCATGATCGGCGATCCTGCCGGGATCGGGCCCGAAGTGACAGTTAAGGCGCTCGCGGACGGATCGGTGCACGAAGTGTCGATACCGGTGCTGGTCGGCTCGGCTGCGGCGGTGGAGCGTGCTCTCGACATGACCGGGGTCAAGGCACGGGTGCGCCGGATGCGCTCGTTCGAGGCGCCCAGCGACGAGGCCGGGGTGATCGACGTGATCGACACCGGCGCCTTGCCGGACGGCGTTCTGCCGCTGGGTGAGGATACCGAAGTGGCCGGCCATGCCACTGCGCAATGGCTGGACGAGTTGGACGGTCTGGCCCGGGACGGGTCCTTCGCCGCTACGATCATGGGGCCGATCAGCACCGGTTCGCTCAAGATGGCCGGAAAACTCGACAAGGTCATCAGCCCGACGCCAGGCGAAAGCTATCTGGTGTTGTTGACCGGCCCCTTGCGGGTCGCGCATCTCACCGATCACATGTCGCTGCGTCAGGTGATCGACGTCATCACCGCCGATCTCGTGGCCAAGGCGATCGGGCAGGTCAACGATGCCATGCAATCCTGGGGAATCGCCCGTCCTCGTATCGCCGTGGCCGGGCTCAACCCCCACGCCATGGGTGACGAGGACCGGCTCGCGATTGCCCCGGGGGTCGAGCGGGCGCGGGCATCGGGCATCGCGGTGGAAGGTCCGATTGCACCCGATTCGGTGTTCCGCCAGTGCATCGAGGGGCGTTACGACATGGTCCTGGCGATTTTCCACGATCAGGGACACATTGCGGTCAAGACCTGGGGTTTTTCGGGCAACTGCGTGATCATGATGGGGCCGCCCTATCTGCACATGTCGGTCGCCCATGGTACCGCCTATGACATTGTCGGCACGGGCAAGGCGGACGCGGCGATGATGCGCAGCGCGATGCGCACCTGCGGCCAGCTCGCATCGGGCCAGGGATTTGTGGGAGAAGCGCAATGA
- a CDS encoding alpha/beta fold hydrolase, which translates to MTAVTNDIARPEIGKSITVDGSVTNYHDVGEGAPVLLIHGSGPGVTAWANWRLNMPELAKRFRVIAPDMFGFGYSDPKGRIEDKRVWVDQVASLLDALGIDKVSMVGNSFGGGITLAFMIAHPDRVERAVLMGPAGLDFPITPALDLVWGYQPSLEEMRASLKYLAWDHSRLTEDLIQSRYEASARPEAHDPYHATFGGADRQRNIAMLASREEDVAALQHETLILHGLFDQVIPLDSTVRLASLLARADLHVFAECGHWVQIERMASFNRMVTEFFENGLKA; encoded by the coding sequence ATGACTGCCGTAACCAACGACATCGCACGCCCGGAGATTGGCAAGTCCATCACGGTCGATGGCAGCGTCACCAACTACCACGATGTGGGCGAGGGCGCACCCGTCCTGCTGATCCACGGATCGGGACCCGGGGTGACCGCCTGGGCCAACTGGCGGCTCAACATGCCCGAGCTGGCGAAGCGCTTCCGCGTCATCGCGCCCGACATGTTCGGCTTCGGCTATTCGGATCCCAAGGGGCGAATCGAAGACAAGCGGGTGTGGGTCGATCAGGTGGCATCGCTGCTGGATGCCCTCGGGATCGACAAGGTCTCGATGGTCGGCAATTCCTTCGGCGGGGGCATCACCCTGGCATTCATGATCGCGCATCCCGATCGGGTCGAACGGGCGGTGCTGATGGGGCCGGCAGGGCTCGATTTCCCGATCACGCCGGCGCTCGATCTGGTCTGGGGCTACCAGCCTTCGCTGGAAGAAATGCGCGCCTCGCTCAAGTACCTGGCCTGGGACCACAGCCGTCTGACCGAAGACCTGATCCAGTCGCGCTATGAAGCGAGTGCGCGTCCGGAAGCGCACGATCCCTATCACGCGACCTTCGGCGGGGCGGACCGGCAGCGCAACATCGCGATGCTGGCAAGCCGCGAGGAAGACGTGGCGGCGCTCCAGCATGAAACGCTCATCCTGCACGGCCTGTTCGACCAGGTGATCCCGCTGGATTCGACCGTGCGCCTGGCCAGCCTGCTGGCGCGCGCCGACCTGCACGTATTCGCGGAATGCGGCCATTGGGTGCAGATCGAACGCATGGCGAGCTTCAACCGCATGGTGACCGAATTTTTTGAGAACGGCCTCAAGGCCTGA
- a CDS encoding aromatic-ring-hydroxylating dioxygenase subunit beta: MSLVDPALQGLVDGLNAAYGLCLNDGRLEQWPEFFVDDCLYQVIARENVDNGLPAAVMYCDSKGMLVDRVVALRRANVFPEHFSRHLISRAVLTGTDGETVTAEASYAVLQTRNDGETRIYNAGKYVDRLAIKDGAAKLVSRMCVYDTHRIATLLATPI; encoded by the coding sequence ATGAGCCTGGTCGATCCCGCATTGCAGGGCCTGGTCGATGGCCTGAACGCCGCCTACGGTCTGTGCCTGAATGACGGCCGGCTCGAGCAGTGGCCCGAGTTTTTCGTCGATGATTGCCTTTACCAGGTGATCGCCCGCGAGAATGTCGACAACGGGCTGCCCGCCGCGGTGATGTATTGCGACAGCAAGGGCATGCTGGTCGATCGGGTGGTGGCGCTGCGCCGGGCCAACGTCTTCCCGGAACATTTCAGCCGTCACCTGATTTCGCGGGCGGTCCTGACCGGGACTGATGGCGAGACCGTGACGGCCGAGGCCAGCTATGCCGTGCTGCAAACCCGCAACGACGGTGAGACCCGCATCTACAACGCCGGGAAATATGTCGACCGGCTGGCGATCAAGGACGGTGCGGCCAAACTGGTGAGCCGGATGTGCGTCTACGACACCCATCGGATCGCGACGCTGCTGGCGACTCCGATCTGA
- the gstA gene encoding glutathione transferase GstA: MKLFISPGACSLAPHIALRETGADFEAVKVDLAVRKTEAGEDFLAVNPSGKVPALTLDSGETLTENPAILLYIADQNPASGLAPAEGSLDRYRLLSRLSFLGSEFHKAFVPLFAPGTSDEAKASAAESVKNHLAALDKELAGRDHYAGNAFSVADIYLFVMLGWPAYVGIDMTAYPALGAYAGKIAQRPAVGAALKAEGLA; this comes from the coding sequence ATGAAACTGTTCATCAGCCCGGGCGCCTGCTCGCTCGCCCCTCATATCGCCCTGCGCGAAACCGGAGCCGATTTCGAAGCGGTCAAGGTCGATCTGGCCGTACGCAAGACCGAGGCGGGCGAGGATTTCCTCGCCGTCAATCCGTCCGGCAAGGTCCCGGCCCTGACTCTGGACAGCGGCGAGACCCTGACCGAAAACCCCGCCATCCTGCTGTATATTGCCGACCAGAACCCCGCATCCGGCCTGGCCCCGGCCGAAGGCAGCCTCGATCGCTACCGGTTGCTGAGCCGCCTCAGCTTTCTCGGTTCGGAATTTCACAAGGCGTTCGTGCCGCTGTTTGCTCCCGGGACCTCCGACGAAGCGAAGGCGTCGGCCGCAGAATCGGTCAAGAACCACCTCGCCGCGCTCGACAAGGAACTCGCCGGGCGTGACCATTATGCGGGCAACGCCTTCAGCGTGGCCGACATCTACCTGTTCGTGATGCTGGGCTGGCCGGCCTATGTCGGTATCGACATGACCGCCTACCCCGCGCTCGGCGCCTATGCCGGCAAGATCGCGCAGCGGCCCGCCGTCGGCGCGGCGCTCAAGGCCGAAGGCCTGGCGTGA
- a CDS encoding heme-binding protein, whose product MDGVATIRSVGHDLAAKAVQVAVAKGGEVGCPLVAAVVGATGELVALLRAIGAPFPSSQIAQDKAYTAASFKVPSPDVFKMVEGNPALSGGIAAKPGIAMFGGGLPIMIAGEIVGAIGVSGGTEELDTQCANAALTAIGAAQY is encoded by the coding sequence ATGGACGGGGTGGCGACCATCCGGTCGGTCGGGCACGATCTTGCCGCCAAAGCGGTGCAGGTCGCCGTGGCCAAAGGCGGCGAGGTGGGCTGCCCTCTCGTCGCTGCGGTGGTTGGTGCCACGGGGGAGTTGGTCGCCCTGCTGCGCGCCATCGGGGCGCCGTTCCCATCCTCGCAGATCGCGCAGGACAAGGCCTATACCGCAGCCAGCTTCAAGGTTCCCTCGCCTGACGTCTTCAAGATGGTCGAAGGCAACCCGGCGCTAAGCGGGGGTATAGCCGCTAAGCCCGGCATCGCCATGTTCGGCGGCGGGTTGCCGATCATGATCGCTGGCGAGATCGTTGGCGCTATCGGCGTGTCTGGCGGAACCGAGGAACTCGATACGCAGTGCGCCAACGCCGCCCTCACCGCGATCGGAGCGGCGCAATATTGA
- a CDS encoding catechol 2,3-dioxygenase, with amino-acid sequence MALTGVLRPGYVQLRVLDLDEAIQHYRDRIGLNLVSVEDGRAFFQAFDEFDRHSIILREADSAGLDRMAFKVAKDADLDHFAERLLDMGVHVDIIPAGEDPGVGRKIRFNTPTAHVFDLYAEMELSETGPAVRNPDVWIAEPRGMRATRFDHCALNGVDISASAKIFVEALDFSVTEELVDEASGTRLGIFLSCSNKAHDVAFLGYPEDGRIHHTSFNLESWHDVGHAADIISRYDISLDIGPTRHGITRGQTIYFFDPSGNRNETFSGGYTYYPDNPRRMWQAENAGKAIFYYEKALNDRFMTVNT; translated from the coding sequence ATGGCGCTGACCGGTGTACTTCGCCCTGGCTATGTCCAGCTGCGCGTCCTCGATCTGGATGAGGCAATCCAGCACTATCGCGACCGCATCGGTCTCAACCTGGTGAGCGTCGAAGACGGAAGGGCGTTCTTCCAGGCCTTCGACGAGTTCGATCGCCACAGCATAATCCTGCGCGAGGCCGATTCCGCCGGGCTCGACCGGATGGCGTTCAAGGTCGCCAAGGATGCCGATCTCGACCACTTTGCCGAACGGCTGCTCGACATGGGGGTCCACGTCGATATCATTCCGGCTGGCGAGGATCCCGGCGTCGGTCGCAAGATCCGCTTCAACACGCCGACCGCCCACGTGTTCGATCTCTATGCCGAGATGGAGCTGTCCGAAACCGGGCCGGCCGTGCGCAATCCCGACGTCTGGATTGCCGAGCCGCGCGGCATGCGCGCGACCCGGTTCGATCACTGCGCCCTCAATGGTGTCGATATTTCGGCTAGCGCGAAGATCTTCGTCGAGGCTCTCGATTTCTCGGTGACCGAAGAATTGGTGGACGAGGCTTCGGGCACGCGCCTTGGCATCTTCCTGTCGTGCAGCAACAAGGCGCACGACGTGGCATTCCTGGGCTATCCCGAAGACGGGCGGATCCACCACACTTCCTTCAACCTCGAATCCTGGCACGATGTCGGCCATGCGGCGGACATCATCAGCCGCTACGACATTTCGCTGGATATCGGCCCGACCCGCCACGGGATCACGCGCGGGCAGACGATCTACTTCTTCGACCCGTCGGGCAACCGCAACGAGACCTTCAGCGGCGGCTACACCTACTATCCCGACAATCCGCGCCGGATGTGGCAGGCCGAGAATGCCGGCAAGGCGATCTTCTATTACGAGAAGGCGCTCAACGACCGCTTCATGACGGTGAACACCTGA